In Bradyrhizobium sp. 170, the DNA window TGCGGCCCAAATCCGGCAAGGTCGAGGACGCGGCGCTGGCGCTGGAACGGCTGGTGCCGCAGGACATCGTGGCGGTTGCGCCGGGACGGCAGCGCTACGCCCAGTTCACCAATGAAGATGGCGGCATTCTCGACGACCTGATGGTGGCGAATTTCGGCGACCACCTGTTTTTGGTCGTCAACGCTGCCTGCAAGGCCGAGGACGAGGCGCATCTGCGCGCGCATCTCTCCGATACGTGCATCATCGATTCGCTGGCTGATCGCGCGCTGATCGCGCTGCAGGGCCCGAAAGCGGAATCGGCGCTGGCGAAATATTGTGCAGAGGTATCAGCGATGCGGTTCATGGACACCGGACCGCGCAAGGTGGCCGGCTTCGACTGCTTCGTTTCGCGCTCCGGCTATACCGGCGAGGACGGGTTTGAGATTTCGGTTCCGGCCGAGCACGCCGAGACGCTGGTGACGGCGCTGCTGGAAAACCCTGACGTGCTGCCGATTGGCCTCGGCGCACGCGATAGCCTGCGGCTGGAGGCCGGGCTCTGCCTCTATGGCCACGACATCGACACCACGACGACGCCGGTCGAGGGCGCGCTGGAATGGTCGGTGCAGAAAAGCCGCCGCACCGGCGGCGCCCGCGCCGGCGGATTCCCCGGTGCCGAAAAAATCCTCTCCCATTTTGAAAAGGGCGCGTCTCGCCGCCGCGTCGGGTTGAGGCCGGAAGGCCGCGCGCCGGTGCGCGAAGGCGCGCTGCTGTTTGCCGACGCCGCCTCAAGCGAGCCGATCGGCAAGGTCACCTCAGGCGGCTTCGGCCCGAGCCTCAATGCGCCGGTTGCGATGGGCTATCTGCCGACATCGCTGTCCGCCAACGGCACGCAAGTTTTTGCGGAAGTGCGCGGCCAGCGCCTGCCGCTGCAGGTCGCGGCCATGCCTTTCGTTACCAACACCTATAAACGCTAGCTCACCAGAGGACGTTTCATGACGACGTTGTTCACATCAGACCACGAATGGCTCCGCATCGAGGGCGATGTCGCCACCATCGGCGTCACCGACTATGCGCAGTCGCAGCTCGGCGACGTCGTGTTCGTCGAACTGCCCAAGGTCGGCCGAGCCTTGAAGAAGGCCGAAGCCGCCGCCGTGGTCGAATCGGTCAAGGCCGCCTCCGACGTCTATGCGCCGATCACGGGCGAGGTCCTCGAGGTCAACGAGGCGCTCGCCGCCGAGCCCGCGCTGGTGAATTCCGACGCCGGCGGCAAGGCATGGTTCTTCAAGCTCAGGATTGCGGACAAAAGCGAACTCGGCGGCCTGATGGATGAAGCCGCTTACAAGGCACATACGGCGTGAGGCGATGAACCGCTTTACGACCACACACTCACTGTCATCGTCCGCGAAGGCGGACGATCCAGTACGCCGGGAATTCACGGTTCAATCGCTGAATTCCCGGCGTACTGGATGCCCCGCCTTCGCGGGGCATGACGAGGAATGCGGGTATGACGAGCAATATTGAGGAAAGACCCATGAACGCGCCGCTCAAAACCACTGCCGAAGCCGCCACCGATTTCGTGCGCCGGCATATCGGCCCCTCGCCCCGCGACATCAATGCGATGCTGGAGAGCGTCGGCGCGAAGAGCCTCGGCGAGCTGATGGGCCAGACGCTGCCGTCTTCGATCCGGCAGAAGGCGCCGCTCGATCTGGGACCAGCGTTCAGCGAAACCGAGGCGCTTTCGCATATGCGCGGGCTCGCCGCGCAGAACCAGGTGTTCACCTCGCTGATCGGGCAAGGCTATTCCGGCACCATCCTGCCGGCGGTGATCCAGCGCAACATTTTGGAGAGCCCGGCCTGGTACACGGCCTACACGCCGTATCAGCCGGAGATCAGCCAGGGCCGGCTGGAAGCGCTGTTCAACTTCCAGACCATGATCTGCGACCTCACCGGGCTCGACGTCGCCAATGCCTCGCTGCTTGATGAGGCCACCGCTGCCGCCGAGGCGATGGCGCTGGCCGAACGCGCCGCGCAGGCGAAATCGAAAACTTTCTTCGTCGACGCGGAGGTGCATCCGCAGACGCTCGCGGTGCTGCGCACCCGCGCCGAGCCCTTGGGGTGGAATCTGATTGTCGGCGATCCCCTCACCGATCTCGATAAGGCCGAGGTATTCGGCGGCCTGCTGCAGTATCCCGGCACATCGGGCGCGGTGCGCGACCTGCGGCCGGCGATCGCGGCGCTGCACGCCAAGGGGGCGCTTGCCGTCGTCGCGGCCGACCTGCTGGCGCTGACGCTGATCGCCTCGCCCGGCGAACTCGGCGCTGACATCGCCATCGGATCGGCGCAGCGTTTTGGCGTGCCGATGGGCTATGGCGGCCCGCACGCGGCCTACATGTCGGTGCGCGATGCGCTGAAGCGTTCGCTGCCCGGCCGCATCGTCGGCCTGTCGGTGGATTCGCGGGGGGCGCCGGCCTATCGGCTGGCGCTGCAGACCCGCGAGCAGCACATCCGCCGCGAAAAGGCCACCTCCAACATCTGCACCGCGCAGGTGCTGCTGGCGGTGATCGCCTCGATGTACGCGGTCTATCACGGCCCGGAGGGGCTGACGCATATCGCCCGCACCGTGCATCGGCGCGCGGTGGTGCTGGCGGCGGGCCTCGCAAGGCTCGGCTTTGCGCCGCAGTCGCAGGCGTTCTTCGACACGGTGACGGTCGCGGCCGGCGCCAGGCAGAATGAAATCGTCGCGCGCGCGCTCACTGAGAAAATCAATCTGCGGATCGGTCAGGGCCGGCTCGGCATTGCCGTCGACGAGACCACGACGCCTGAAATCGTCGAGGCGGTGTGGCGCGCCTTCGGCGGCATGCTTTCCTATACGGAGGTCGAATTGACCGCGCGCGAGACGTTGCCCGTTGAACTCAAGCGCGACAGCGCGTTCCTTGTCCATCCCGTGTTCCACGCGCACCGCTCCGAGACCGAGCTGTTGCGCTACATGCGCAAGCTCTCAGACCGGGACCTCGCGCTCGACCGTGCGATGATCCCGCTCGGCTCCTGCACCATGAAGCTGAACGCGACCACGGAAATGATCCCGCTGACCTGGCCCGAGTTCGGCAGTCTGCATCCGTTCGCGCCGCCGGACCAGGCGGCCGGTTATCACGCGCTGTTTGCGCGGCTGGAACAATTGCTGTGCGACATGACAGGCTATGACGCGGTCTCGCTGCAGCCGAATTCCGGCGCGCAGGGCGAATACGCCGGGCTGCTCGCGATCCGCGCCTATCATGCCGCGCGCGGCGAACCGCACCGCAAGGTGTGCCTGATCCCCTCCTCCGCTCACGGCACCAATCCGGCCTCCGCACATATGGTCGGCATGGAAGTGGTGGTGACCGCCTGCGACATCAGAGGCGATGTCGATGTCGACGATCTCCGCGCCAAGGCGGAAAAGCATTCCAAAAATCTCGCCGCCGTGATGATCACCTATCCCTCGACACATGGCGTGTTCGAGGAGCACATCCGCGATATCTGCGACATCGTTCACAGCCATGGCGGTCAGGTCTATCTCGACGGCGCCAACATGAACGCGCAGGTCGGCCTGTCGCGGCCCGGCGATTACGGCGCTGACGTCTCTCACCTCAATCTGCACAAGACGTTCTGCATCCCGCATGGCGGCGGCGGCCCCGGCATGGGCCCGATCGGCGTCAAGGCGCATCTCGAACCGTTCCTGCCCGGACATCCCGCAAGGGATGGCAGCGTGCCGGTCGGGCCGGTGTCGGCGGCGCCGTTCGGATCGGCGTCGATCCTGACGATCTCCTACATCTACATTTTGATGATGGGCGGCGAAGGTCTCACGCGCGCCACCGAGATCGCGATTCTCAACGCCAACTACATCGCCAACCGCCTCGATCCGCATTTCCCTGTTCTGTATCGGAATGCAAAAGGTCGCGTCGCGCATGAATGCATCGTCGATCCGCGCCCGCTCAAGACCACCAGCGGCGTCACCGTCGACGACATCGCAAAGCGCCTGATCGACTATGGCTTCCACGCGCCCACCATGAGTTTCCCGGTGCCGGGCACGCTGATGATCGAGCCGACCGAATCGGAATCGAAAGCGGAGCTGGATCGGTTCTGCGACGCCATGATCGCGATCCGAAGTGAGATCACGGAGATCGAGGCCGGCCGCTGGAAGGTCGAAGCATCGCCGCTGCGGCACGCCCCGCACACCGTGCACGACATCGCCGACGATGCGTGGAGCCGCGCCTATAGCCGAGCCAAGGGTTGTTTCCCCGACGGCGTCTCGCGCACCGACAAATACTGGAGCCCGGTCGGGCGCGTCGACAACGTCTATGGCGACCGCAACCTGGTCTGCTCGTGCCCGCCGGTGACGGACTACGCGCAAGCCGCGGAGTGACGCACGCGTAGGATGGGTAGAGCGAAAGCGAAACCCATCGCGGTCATCATCGCAGGTGCGGCACGATGATGGGCTTCGCTGCGCTCTACCCATCCTACACTCATCCCGCTACGGCACGAGCAGGACGGGGTCCCAGCGCCACAGCCGGTCATTGGTGAGCCTAGTGCCACCCCACCAGCGATCGATCGGGTTATGCCGGCTGAAATCTTCGGTGCCGGCCAAAATTGCCTTGCCGAGCGCGGTGAGCGATAGCCGGCTTTCCTTGTATCGCTCGAATCGCTCACGCTCATCGTGCAACTCCAGCGTGAACGGCCACTCCGCGAGGCCTGACACCGCGGGCATCGGGGCAAGCGCAAGCCCTTCCAGGAGAGCACCAGCTTCCCAATAGCCGAACACGCGGCGCTGAAAGCGCTGCTTGAAATGGGGAAACACCTCGAACGGATGCTCGTAGCCCGCCGCGATCAATTCCAGAATTCGCAGTTCGGACGCGCCAAGCCCGGTTGCGCGACCGGGAAGCTCTTCGAGCATTTCCAGAACGCATCGCCGAAGCTGCGGCAAGATGCTCAGATCCCTGCTCAGCAGGTTGAACCACGCATGTGGCGTCGGTGCCCGGAAGGCCTGCCACGCAAGGCTTGCGATCTCAAGATGGTCATCGGTGATGGCGACGCCCATGAACTTCGATTTGGCGAGACGCGCTGGCTCTGCCTCGCCGAGAGAGGCATCCACGTGTCGCAAAATTATCCTTAAGGTTTTCGCCCGCGGGCCGAGATAATCCAATAGCCAGATCAATACCAGTTGGGCGTTCGGCTCGGTTTCCATCCAGAGTTCGACCGTTTCGCAACGTTCGCAAGCCTCGATTAACCCGAGATCCCTGAAGCCGAATAGCTGACGGCGCTGCCGGGGCTCAGAATAGAGCCAACTCGAGTCCGGTCCTTGCGTTGTCCTTTCTTCCAAAAATGCTGCAAGCTCCGCATCGGAACGCGGCGCCCCCCAAACCATCCGAAGCTCGAGGGCAATCACCAGATCGGCAAGACCGGCCGATACAACGCAGCCCGCACTTGAGGAATCTGACGTCAGGATCAAACGCGTCACGGTACGCCTCGTTCAGACTTGCGGGAGGGCTTGATCAGCGCCGGATTCCAGTGCCACAGATTATCGTTGGTCAGGTGCGTGCCGCCCCACCAGCGGTCGATTGGATTGTGCCGGCTGAAGTCTTCCTTGTGGGCGAGAACAGCCTTGCCGAATTCGGTGAGCGACAGCCGGCTGCGCAGGTAGGCCGGGTGCCGGTCTCGCAAATTTTTGCGGTCGAGCGTACGCAGTTCCTCGTCGAGGCCCGCCACGGCCGGTTGGGGCCCGAACGCCAGCCCATCCAGCAAGTAGCCGTATTCCCACTCGCCGAAGATGCGGGTTTGGCGCAGTTGGTAGAAATGGAAGAGCGCATTTGTGAGCGAGTATCCCCGCGCGATCAGTTCGAGCATCCGCATTTCCGTAGCGCCAAGCCCGGTCGAACTTGACGGCAGTTCTTCGAGCAGATCGATCAGGACGGGCCTGAGAAGCGGCAAGGCACTCAAATCCTTGCCGAGCAGATCGAAGCAGGCCTCGGGCGTCGGCGCCCGATAGGCCTGCCAGGCCGCGCTTGCCGTCTCAAGTTCCTTGTCAGTGACATCGACAACCACCGGCCGCCACCTGCCGAGCTGCGTAAGCTCAATCATCGCGAGGTCAATCAGACAAAATTTCAACTTGGCGATCGTCTTTGGATAAGACCGGAAATAATCGAGCAGCCAGACCAGGCTCAACTGAGCATTGGGTTGTACGTCGAACCATAGTTCGACGGCCTCGTAGTGCTGACAGAATTCAGCCAGGCTGAGATTCCTGCGACGCCTGTTCTTGCTCTGATTCAATCGGCTGACAAAGTCCGACCAATGACGCCCGCGTTTGACATCGGGTGTGCGCGGGCCGAGGTAGGTTGCGAGTTCATCCGGCGAAGGCAACTCTCCCCAGCCGAAACGAAAGAAGGAATCAACCGCAAGATCGGCGAATTCCGAGCTGGTGAATTCCGGGATCGACCAGCCGGTCAGGATCAGAGGCTTCATCGCACTCATCCACTACACAACAAAACGGGCGCTGAAGACGTCGGCAACTCAACGTCTACAACACCCGTCCGTCCGTTTCAGGCCTTAACCCCTGAAGCGTTTCTGAAGCTTATTCGTCCGCCGGCTCCTCGCCGTCGGCGTCGCGTTCGGCAGGGCCTGCCAGGATCTGTTCGGCGATCAGGCCGGAATTCTGGCGGATCGCCATCTCGATCTTGGCGACCATGTCGGGATTGGCCTTGAGGAAGGCTTTTGAGTTTTCGCGTCCCTGCCCCAGCCGCTGGCTGTCATAGGAGAACCAGGCACCGGATTTTTCGACGATGCCGGCCTTGACGCCGAGATCGAGGATCTCACCCATCTTGGAGACGCCCTCGCCATACATGATGTCGAACTCGACCTGCTTGAAGGGCGGCGCCAGCTTGTTCTTCACCACCTTGACGCGGGTGGTGTTGCCGACCACTTCGTCGCGTTCCTTGATCGCACCGATGCGGCGGATGTCGAGGCGGACGGAGGCGTAAAATTTCAGCGCGTTGCCGCCGGTGGTGGTTTCCGGCGAGCCGTACATCACCCCGATCTTCATGCGGATCTGGTTGATGAAGATCACCATGGTGTTGGACTTGTTGATCGAGGCGGTGAGCTTGCGCAGCGCCTGGCTCATCAGCCGCGCCTGCAGGCCGGGCAGCGCATCGCCCATCTCGCCTTCGAGTTCGGCCTTCGGCACCAGGGCCGCAACGGAGTCGACCACCAGCACGTCAACCGCGCCTGAGCGCACCAGCGTGTCGCAGATTTCCAGCGCCTGCTCGCCGGTGTCGGGCTGCGAGATCAGGAGCTCGTCGATGTTGACGCCGAGCTTGCGCGCATAGACCGGGTCGAGCGCATGTTCGGCGTCGATGAAGGCGCAGATGCCGCCCTTCTTCTGTCCCTCCGCCACCGTGTGCAGCGCCAGCGTGGTCTTGCCTGAAGATTCCGGCCCGTAGATCTCGACTACGCGCCCCCTCGGCAGGCCGCCGACGCCCAGCGCGATATCGAGCCCGAGCGATCCCGAAGAGATGGTTTCGATGTCCATCGAACGGTCGTTCTTGCCCAGCTTCATCACCGAGCCCTTGCCGAACTGGCGCTCGATCTGGGAGAGCGCGGCAGACAGGGCCTTGGTCTTATCCATGGAGGATCCTTCAACGATACGCAGGGCAGTGGCGGACATAATACGTGCTCCTTATGGCGGGGATTCGCGAGCGGGACAAACGGGCGGTGGCAGGTTTTGGATTCGATTTCGGGATTCGTTGGCGTATAGGAATTTCGTACCACGTTTGTTCTATGTTCGCAATATGTTCTTTTCCCGCGAAGGGTGCGCTGGCCTGTTTCGAACCCTGGTGGCCGGTTTTGAAGTTAACGGTGGCCTAATTCACAGCCTCGCAACAAGATGGAGGCAACGCCCATGGCGTCTCTCTCAACCAGGAGTTTCATCGCAGGTTCGACAATCTGTATGGCTTTTGCAGCTTTGAATGGAGCCGCCTTGGCGGAGTCGCTGGGTTTATCAATGCCGCGCCGCCGTCCGCGCGGAAATGAAGGGGCCCGATTGCCGGATGCCGATACCCCCGAACCCGACGAGCCACTGCAATATACCCTCTAACGCGGAGGTCGAGGTTATGGACAATAAAATCAATGAATGCGTCAAGCGGGGTGGTCCGGGACGATAAGCAAGAACGAGATCATGATGGAGGTCTAGAGGCCGCCTCAGTTGGCGGCCTCTTGGTACTGGCCTGTTGGTATTGGCCTGGGGCGATGGCCGGTTTTTCATCTGCGAATGGCCTGTTTCCGGCCAGTACTCAGGCCCATGATCACGAAAACAGAAAGACCCCGATCAGCAAACCTGCTGCAAATGCCCAGAGGCCTAGCGTGCAGGCCGAAACAATGCGGACGAGAATACGGAGGTCCTGCGGGATCTCGTGGGATCGATCCATCATTGCAGCCGTCCCCCTGCGCAGCATTTGCTGGGGCCGTCCTTTATGGCCGGGCGGCATCCCGGCCGCCCGACCCACGCATTAAATCCTAATTCGGGCCCCGTCTGTCCGGCTTCCGACATTGTCGTTTTCGGTGGCCTGATTTGAATTGGCGAGTGGCCGGACTGACGCCGCAACCGGCAGCGTGCCCGCCCGGACACAGGCCCCACCTTGAGTTCACTTTTGTACCGTTCCCCCCGGAACGGATTCCGCCGCAGTGCGTAATTGCATCGGGCGCGGCGGACAGTAACGGGTAGTAACGGGGAACCAGATTGTGCCGGGCAAAAAATATCTAACGGAACAAGCGGCAACCTTCCTGAAGTTTGCAATGGCCACCACGGATCCGGACGTCGCCGCGGGCTTTCTCGACAAGGCCGCCGACCTTTCGGCCAGGAGTGAAGAGGCGCCGGATGCCAGCCCCCGGCCGCCTGATGTAGAGCAGCCGGAAAGCTAGCTCTCGCGATGAGGCCGCCAACGAGCGGCCTCATCGTTTTATCGGTCCATCTGCAAGTCGAGGCGTGGGTGACGTCGCTTACAATTTTAGGCGTGCTTGCAGTTTCGCCTGAACCGTCCGTCAAGACGCGCACGCTATGTCTTACGGCATGCACACACAGGTTGCCTTCACCCCCGAACCCATCCTGCCGATACTTCAGCAGCTTGGCGCCGATCTCCTCACACGGCTCTTGAGCCTCAACCGCACCCCCGGAGCCCTCGCGGGTGCCGCAGCCGGTCCGGCCGGACGCGCCGTCGAGACCCCATATGCCGCCGCGGCAGCCTTATCCGACGCGCCAGGAATAGGAGGCCGCAAAGCCGCTGGCGACCTTGGTCTTGAGCACTCACCGGCTCGGCCAAGCGCTCCGACGGCGCGCGATCCCTCACACCTGCAGCGGTTACGCAGCTTCCTGCATTCGCGATTCCGCCGATTGATCCGACAAGGTTCAGATGTGCATGGCCGCGAAGGCGCAGTGCATGAAGACCGGCGTTCATGTCGGTCCCTATGGTCCCTATAGCGGCAGGCATTACGCCGGCATGACACGGATGTAGCGGGCCGGCCCGCCACAGCCAAACGACCCCGCCGCATGGGGCTATGCAGCGAGGTCGCCGATGACGGGGGAAATCTGGAGGACCACCCCGCCCTCGCGAGCAGATACGGCCGCTGCAAGGCCCCGTTTCAGCGTGCTAATCGCCCGGCAAATTCGTCTCGGGCCGCGTTGAACCTTTTTCATTCCGCCCAGACAAAACCTTGCCTGGGACATTGCATCACTCGGGGAATAGGCCTGCGCCGCCAAGCGACCATACTCCGCTTGCGCGGCGCAGTGCTTTTCAGCAGGGGCGGAAGCAGGGCCGGCGCGGGAATTCGGACGCGCCCGCGGGGTTGAAACGCATACCGCGCGAGGATTTCTGCCGTGCCGACCGCGCGCGGCAAATCTATTGTAAGCGGATGGAATATGGAACT includes these proteins:
- the gcvH gene encoding glycine cleavage system protein GcvH — protein: MTTLFTSDHEWLRIEGDVATIGVTDYAQSQLGDVVFVELPKVGRALKKAEAAAVVESVKAASDVYAPITGEVLEVNEALAAEPALVNSDAGGKAWFFKLRIADKSELGGLMDEAAYKAHTA
- the gcvP gene encoding aminomethyl-transferring glycine dehydrogenase, which produces MNAPLKTTAEAATDFVRRHIGPSPRDINAMLESVGAKSLGELMGQTLPSSIRQKAPLDLGPAFSETEALSHMRGLAAQNQVFTSLIGQGYSGTILPAVIQRNILESPAWYTAYTPYQPEISQGRLEALFNFQTMICDLTGLDVANASLLDEATAAAEAMALAERAAQAKSKTFFVDAEVHPQTLAVLRTRAEPLGWNLIVGDPLTDLDKAEVFGGLLQYPGTSGAVRDLRPAIAALHAKGALAVVAADLLALTLIASPGELGADIAIGSAQRFGVPMGYGGPHAAYMSVRDALKRSLPGRIVGLSVDSRGAPAYRLALQTREQHIRREKATSNICTAQVLLAVIASMYAVYHGPEGLTHIARTVHRRAVVLAAGLARLGFAPQSQAFFDTVTVAAGARQNEIVARALTEKINLRIGQGRLGIAVDETTTPEIVEAVWRAFGGMLSYTEVELTARETLPVELKRDSAFLVHPVFHAHRSETELLRYMRKLSDRDLALDRAMIPLGSCTMKLNATTEMIPLTWPEFGSLHPFAPPDQAAGYHALFARLEQLLCDMTGYDAVSLQPNSGAQGEYAGLLAIRAYHAARGEPHRKVCLIPSSAHGTNPASAHMVGMEVVVTACDIRGDVDVDDLRAKAEKHSKNLAAVMITYPSTHGVFEEHIRDICDIVHSHGGQVYLDGANMNAQVGLSRPGDYGADVSHLNLHKTFCIPHGGGGPGMGPIGVKAHLEPFLPGHPARDGSVPVGPVSAAPFGSASILTISYIYILMMGGEGLTRATEIAILNANYIANRLDPHFPVLYRNAKGRVAHECIVDPRPLKTTSGVTVDDIAKRLIDYGFHAPTMSFPVPGTLMIEPTESESKAELDRFCDAMIAIRSEITEIEAGRWKVEASPLRHAPHTVHDIADDAWSRAYSRAKGCFPDGVSRTDKYWSPVGRVDNVYGDRNLVCSCPPVTDYAQAAE
- the recA gene encoding recombinase RecA; the encoded protein is MSATALRIVEGSSMDKTKALSAALSQIERQFGKGSVMKLGKNDRSMDIETISSGSLGLDIALGVGGLPRGRVVEIYGPESSGKTTLALHTVAEGQKKGGICAFIDAEHALDPVYARKLGVNIDELLISQPDTGEQALEICDTLVRSGAVDVLVVDSVAALVPKAELEGEMGDALPGLQARLMSQALRKLTASINKSNTMVIFINQIRMKIGVMYGSPETTTGGNALKFYASVRLDIRRIGAIKERDEVVGNTTRVKVVKNKLAPPFKQVEFDIMYGEGVSKMGEILDLGVKAGIVEKSGAWFSYDSQRLGQGRENSKAFLKANPDMVAKIEMAIRQNSGLIAEQILAGPAERDADGEEPADE
- the gcvT gene encoding glycine cleavage system aminomethyltransferase GcvT → MLARDESPLKRTPLHALHVARGGKLVPFAGYEMPVQYPAGVLKEHLHTRNAAGLFDVSHMGQLALRPKSGKVEDAALALERLVPQDIVAVAPGRQRYAQFTNEDGGILDDLMVANFGDHLFLVVNAACKAEDEAHLRAHLSDTCIIDSLADRALIALQGPKAESALAKYCAEVSAMRFMDTGPRKVAGFDCFVSRSGYTGEDGFEISVPAEHAETLVTALLENPDVLPIGLGARDSLRLEAGLCLYGHDIDTTTTPVEGALEWSVQKSRRTGGARAGGFPGAEKILSHFEKGASRRRVGLRPEGRAPVREGALLFADAASSEPIGKVTSGGFGPSLNAPVAMGYLPTSLSANGTQVFAEVRGQRLPLQVAAMPFVTNTYKR